In Fusarium oxysporum f. sp. lycopersici 4287 chromosome 4, whole genome shotgun sequence, a genomic segment contains:
- a CDS encoding hypothetical protein (At least one base has a quality score < 10), producing MTAAMSQPTVTVKDPSAVRKRRRRAPAGGASDDCFSCSKKNIKCDRRRPYCSQCLEVGSECSGYKTQLTWGVGVASRGKLRGLSLPIAKAPPVTREPRKHSTASSRSSAIARSGTEDEVSRMRQGPIDIPAVTQVASAPTTPFTMAGYDYLSIPHPEHATPIHQGNWGAVNYSPAQETAQNLHRFPVPLVTENLSSSIDPLTPDVGYVSPMSQSYTRDDVSYVHSPSYMYDSYTTGTSSPGPQSPPASLYAEHARTFAPTSCPSLAHAPSEMSSSLHSHTDTFDSQMGNRMVRDCDSFGVPEVDTYGASYSSMPISWQSPSMQDEDVKSHHSDFAPSGWPTASENHSVHVSQDLISKMPFFMDYYENIMCPSMVFIDGPHNPFRDHILRLAVNSQSLSHAICALASCNLRMKRKLSLGRDTRDLSEKLMADKHAAEAMADTQPDDLSLAEEYQHRNLAVHLLNEQLNDRTKAIHDSVLATILLLCHYRMVESGIAKFHTQFAGVSKILALRTQHLATSSNSAWMEAIFNYFDAISASINERESQVYPGFSGVSDSQLLPVGAENLVGCDRELFKTISRLGRLNLLSQNRSVRKPAAAYGTHEVPERSPSLSYISPLGHARRESLTGFNVNDQIGDMSSVTSHGLGDGRSNTGIHEDRAAPTSAPATSYEEGRSLFWHEWKEARLALQNWNFDASRVSASLPEPCTQGQLRDLESLSEAFRYAALLYTERLPGGLLRNEPGHRK from the exons ATGACAGCCGCCATGTCACAACCGACCGTCACGGTCAAGGATCCCTCTGCAGTACGAAAGCGCAGAAGACGTGCTCCTGCTGGTGGCGCTTCTGATGATTGTTTCTCTTgctccaagaagaacatcaagtGTGACCGTAGAAGACCATACTGCTCTCAGTGTCTCGAGGTTGGCAGTGAATGTTCTGGTTATAAAACACAACTTACTTGGGGAGTTGGCGTGGCCAGTCGAGGCAAGCTTCGTGGCTTGTCTCTGCCCATTGCAAAAGCTCCCCCTGTTACTCGTGAACCTAGAAAACACTCGACtgcatcatcaagaagctctgccATTGCTCGTTCAGGGACGGAAGATGAAGTCAGCCGGATGCGCCAAGGCCCTATTGATATTCCTGCAGTGACACAAGTCGCTTCTGCACCTACAACACCATTTACCATGGCAGGATACGACTACCTCTCTATCCCCCATCCTGAGCATGCAACCCCTATCCACCAAGGAAACTGGGGTGCGGTCAACTATTCTCCCGCTCAAGAAACAGCACAAAATCTTCATCGATTCCCGGTGCCTCTTGTAACAGAAAACCTCTCATCTTCTATCGATCCCCTTACTCCCGACGTTGGCTACGTATCGCCCATGAGCCAGTCTTATACCAGAGACGACGTCTCTTATGTTCACAGCCCGTCCTACATGTACGACAGCTATACAACAGGCACCAGCTCTCCTGGTCCTCAGAGCCCCCCAGCATCCCTCTACGCCGAACACGCAAGGACCTTCGCCCCGACCTCATGCCCCAGCCTCGCCCATGCTCCTTCAGAAATGAGCTCCAGCCTTCACTCGCATACCGATACCTTTGACTCGCAAATGGGCAACAGGATGGTTCGGGATTGTGATTCATTCG GCGTGCCTGAAGTCGATACATATGGCGCCAGCTACAGCTCGATGCCGATCTCCTGGCAGTCTCCATCGAtgcaagatgaagatgttaAATCTCATCATTCGGACTTTGCTCCCTCGGGTTGGCCAACCGCTTCCGAAAATCATTCTGTTCATGTGAGCCAGgacctcatctccaagatgcCCTTTTTCATGGATTACTACGAGAACATCATGTGTCCCTCCATGGTCTTTATCGACGGGCCACACAACCCATTTCGAGACCATATTCTGCGACTAGCTGTAAACAGCCAGAGTTTGAGCCATGCAATTTGTGCTCTTGCATCCTGCAATCTCCGCATGAAGAGGAAACTGAGTCTCGGACGTGATACACGAGATCTTTCTGAGAAGTTGATGGCTGACAAACATGCCGCCGAAGCCATGGCAGACACTCAGCCCGACGACCTGTCCCTCGCCGAGGAATACCAACACCGTAACCTGGCTGTGCACCTATTAAACGAACAACTCAACGACCGGACCAAAGCAATTCACGATTCAGTCCTTGCTACGATCCTCCTACTGTGTCATTACCGCATGGTTGAGTCCGGTATCGCCAAATTCCATACTCAGTTTGCTGGTGTCAGCAAGATTCTTGCTCTTCGAACTCAGCATCTTGCAACATCTAGCAATTCTGCCTGGATGGAGGCTATTTTCAACTACTTTGACGCCATTTCTGCCAGCATCAACGAGCGCGAGTCCCAAGTGTATCCCGGTTTCAGTGGGGTGTCAGACTCTCAACTCTTGCCTGTTGGAGCCGAGAACCTGGTGGGGTGTGACCGCgagctcttcaagaccatTAGCAGACTCGGACGCCTGAATCTATTGTCTCAGAATCGCTCCGTACGAAAACCAGCTGCCGCATATGGAACTCATGAAGTACCTGAACGATCACCGTCCTTGTCTTACATCTCCCCACTAGGTCACGCTCGGCGAGAATCTCTCACAGGGTTTAATGTGAACGATCAGATAGGAGACATGAGCAGTGTCACTAGCCATGGTCTCGGTGATGGGCGATCAAACACGGGAATCCACGAGGATCGAGCTGCGCCAACAAGTGCCCCGGCCACGTCTTACGAAGAAGGTCGCTCCCTATTTTGGCATGAGTGGAAAGAAGCACGGCTAGCCCTCCAAAATTGGAACTTCGATGCTTCCAGGGTCAGCGCCTCACTTCCTGAGCCCTGTACACAGGGTCAACTACGAGACCTGGAATCCCTCTCTGAGGCTTTCCGCTATGCCGCCCTATTATACACGGAGCGACTA CCAGGTGGTCTATTACGCAACGAACCTGGACACAGGAAGTAG